Genomic DNA from Desulfurivibrio alkaliphilus AHT 2:
CCGGGCGTTTTTGCAGCCGGGCCAGCAATGCCCCCAACTCACCCACCAACACCTCTTCATGGATCTTGGTCAACTCCCGAGCCAGCACCACCCGGCGCTCACCCAGGACCGCCAGGACATCGGCCAGGCTTTTAAGCAGGCGGTGGGGGGATTCGTAAAAAACAAGCGGGTGCGGTTCCGTTGCCAGGCTTTGCAGCAGTTTGCGCCTCTCTCCACTGCGCCCCGGCAGAAACCCCAGAAAAAGGTGACTTGCCCCAGTCTGGCCCGCCACACTCAAAAAGGCCGCCAGGGCCGAGGCGCCGGGCAACGGCACCACCGGCAGGCCGGCCTCCCGTACCCGGTTGACCAGGCGCGCGCCGGGGTCGGCAATCCCCGGGGTGCCGGCGTCGGAAACCAAGGCCACCATCTGGCCGCTCAGCAACTTGGCCATGATCTCCTCGCCCCGCCGGGCCTCGTTTTCCCGGTAATAGCTAAGACAGGGGGTTTTAAGGGCGAAGTGATTAAGCAGCTTTCTGGTGCGCCGGGTATCTTCGGCGGCAATCAGGTCAACCTCGCCCAGAACACGCAGGGCCCGCAGGGTGATATCTTCGAGGTTACCGATGGGGGTTGCCACTACATATAGGGTGCCGCCGGTGGTCTCAGGCATCTCTACCGCCGTCACCAGCGGCCGTTAAACGACCGGCATCCGTTGCGGCAAAGGGCAGGCGAAGCTTGAAAGCGCCGCCGGGGCCGTCCAGGCAAAGCAACTCACCGCCACAGCCCCGCACCAACTTGCGCGCCAGGTACAAGCCAAGCCCCTGGTGATTGCTGCGGGTGGTAAAGAAAGGGGCAAAAATTTGGTCGCGCTGCTCCCCAGGGACTCCCGGGCCGCTGTCCCGAACCACCAGCTCCACCATTTCTCCATCAGTCAAGGTAAGGATCACCAGCGATGCCCGCTCACCCTCACGCACCGCCTCCAGGGCATTTTTCAGCAGGATATGCACCACTTCATGCACCACCACCAGGTCACCGACCAGGGCGGGCAGCTCGGGGGCCAGTTCAAGCTTGCGCTCCAGCTTGTGCTTATAAAAAGTGTCGGCGCAAAGAAATTCGTCTTCGCAGCGCACCACGTCATTGAGATTCCAGCCTCGAGGCTGCGGCCCTTCGGCGGGCAAAGCGGGCATGGTCAAGGCCCGGCGCAAAATCTCCGCTCCCTGCCCGATCCTCTCTTTGAACTGGGTCAGGCCCTTTTGCTGTTCCTCCAGCACCACCGCCAACTCACCCAGGGGTCCGGCCGCCTGAGCCGGGGTTTCGGCTGCTTTTACCTGGGCCAGTAAGTCGGCCGCCCTTTCCAGGGCGAGACGGGACACATCACCATAAAATGAGGCCACCTGCATCACCCCGTTAAGGTTGTGAGTAATCCCCCGGAACAAACGCCCCACGGCGGCATCATAAGACCTGGCCAGATAGGCCTTCTCCCAGCAACGAAGCAACTCGTCGGCGGTTGAATTCTCAACTTGCGCAACCATAAAAAGAGGACCTCCTTGCCAATGGTTTCGACGGCCCATCATTTTCCTCAATGGCCGCCCATGGGGGGTGTCAACGGGGATTGTCCAGGGGCCACCAGCCGTCCTTTTCAAAGGGCTGCCAGCGCGGGGCCCGGACAAAGGGACAGGCCGCACCGGCAAACCGGCACGTCCGTACTGCCAGCATAGCGGGAAAGCGTAAACTTGACAAGGTAAGCTAATAACCCTGGTGAACGGTTACTTGACAAGAAGCCGCAGTGATTGGCTGAAAATAGATTGCCCCCGGCAGCGATTTTCGGTAAAAGGGCATGGTCCTTAATCCATCCACCAAGGCAGGAAAAGCACGTGTCGACCCCCCCGAACACCACCCCCGAGAGCCACCTGCACCAGGACGTGCACCTGGTCAGCCTGGCCGGCCGGCAGATTTTTCTGATCGGCACCGCCCATGTCTCTCAAGAATCCGCCGACCTGGTTCACCAGGTCATAGACGAGTTGCGCCCTGATGCGGTCTGCCTGGAACTGGACGAAAAGCGCTATCAATCTTTGGCCCACCGCAAAAAATGGGAACTGCTGGACCTCAAGGAAATTATGCGGCGCCGCCAGTTGGCCACCCTGTTGATCAACCTGCTGCTGGCCTCTTACCAGAAGAAGCTGGGCGACAAGCTGGGGGTGCAGCCGGGCAGCGAGTTGCTAAACGCCGCCCGCCAGGCGGAAGAGCTTAATATCCCCGTAGCGCTTTGCGACCGGGACGTCCGGATCACCATGCGCCGGGCCTGGCGGGCCACTCCCTGGTATCGCAAGATGATGCTGCTGGCCACCCTGCTGGCCGGCATGTTCGACCGCAGCGAAATCAGCGAGGCCGATCTGCGGGAGTTGCGCAACACCGACCTGCTCTCCGAGCTGATGGCCCAGCTGGGCCGGGAGCTGCCGGAGCTCAAAGAGGTGCTCATCGACGAGCGCGACACCTATCTGGCGGAAAAAATCAAGGCCACCAGCGGAGACAAGCTGGTGGCGGTGGTCGGGGCCGGCCATGTGGCCGGCTTGAAAAAAGCCCTCGCCCAGGACCGGCAGGAGCAAATGGCGACCATCAGCCGGATTCCGCCGGCCGCCAAAACCTGGAAAGCCCTGGCCTGGGCGGTACCGGCAATAATCTTGAGTGCACTGGCCTATATTGCCATCAGCAAGGGTATGGCCGTGGCCGGCCAGAATCTGATTTACTGGATTTTAGCCAACGGCATTCCCGCCGCCATCGGCGCGGCTTTGGCTCTGGCCCATCCCCTGACCATTGCCGGGGCCTTTGTCGCCGCGCCGGTAACCAGCCTGACCCCGGTGATCGGGGCCGGTTACGTCACCGCCTTTCTCCAGGCCAATTTTCGCCCCCCCCTGGTGGTGGAATTTGAGCGCGTCCTGGATGACATGAACAGCCTGGGGGGCTGGTGGCGCAATCGCCTGCTGCGTATTTTTCTGGCCTTCATCCTGCCGGCCATCGGCAGCATGATCGGCACATGGGTCGGCGGCTACGAGATCCTTTCCAACGTTTTTTAGTAAACGTTCAGCCGCACCGCATCTTCGGGCGATCAGCCAGGCTTACGTACAGGGGTACGCGGCGCCTGGCTGCTTGCCCGAACCTGCGGCACGGCTGAACGTTTACGGCTCGTTAAACCGCCAGGTTAGTACCCTTGGTGAAAGCTTATTTTTTTAACCAACGACTACGGGAACCAGTCAGATGCCAGAACATGAAAATCTTTACCTGCGCGGCTCCCTGGCCCGCGAACTGCGGGCCCAGGGCCATCACCTCAACCCCACGGTGATGGTTGGCCGGGAAGGTCTTACGGCGGCGGTGCTGGCCGCCCTGGAGGCGGTGTTGACCGCGCACGAACTGGTGAAAATCAAAATTCAGGAAGGCTGCCCGGAGGACAAAACCACCGTGGCCCAACAGCTGGCCGCCGACAGCAACAGCCGGATCGTCCAGATTATCGGCGGCACCATTCTGCTTTACCGCCGGCTACCGCCGGCCAAGCGTCACTCGGACGGCCCCCGCTGCGACCCCGGCCAGGGCGAATGCCCCAAAGGCAGCCGCCGGGGCCACCGGCGCGGGGGCAAAACGGCTGGCCCCGCCGGCAGCGGCAGCCCCAAGAGCGGGACAATCCGCTCGCTGTCCCGGCGGCGCAAAGCTTCCGGGCGAGGTAAAACCCGCTGAACCAACCGAGCTGAACAGGTCCCATGCCTAAAGATCAACTGTTCAACCACGGCAAGGTCGCCAGCGACTTCCGGTTCACCGCCGAGGTGGCCGAGGTCTTCGACGACATGCTGCGCCGTTCGATCCCCAATTACGAGCAGGTCATTGAAATGAACGCCCTGCTGCTGGAGTGTTTTTTGCGGCCCGGCGACCGGCTATACGACCTGGGCTGCTCCACCGGCAACACCTTGCTGCACCTGGCCCGGCGCCTGCAGATCCCGGAGCTGCGCCTGATCGGGGTGGACAACTCAGCGGCAATGCTGGACAAGGCCCGGCGCAAGGCGGCCGGTTACGCCCCCGGCGAGGCCATCGAGTTTGTCGAGGGCGACATCGGCGACTTTAACGGCCAAAACGCCGGGGCGATCATTCTCAACTACACCATGCAATTCATCCGCCCCTTGCAGCGGCCGGACTTTGCCGCCACCCTGTACCGGGCCCTGCGCCCGGGCGGCATCCTGATTATGAGTGAGAAGATCATCTCCCACGACCCGGAACTAAACCGCCATTTCATCGATTTTTATTTCGACTTCAAGCGTTCCCGGGGCTACTCGGAAATCGAGATCAGCAAAAAAAGGGAGGCCCTGGAAAACGTGCTCATTCCCTTCTCTCTGGCAGAAAACCGCCAGTTGCTGGAACAGGCCGGCTTTAAGCGGGTGGAGAGCGTTTTTCAATGGTTCAACTTCGCTTCCCTGGTGGCGGTTAAGTAGCAAGCGCTCGTAAGCGTTCAGCCACGCAGTATCGACAAGTTTACAGGTTGCAAATGGATATAAAAGCGGCGGATTATCTGGATCTGATGCCCAAGGCGGATGACGGGGCGGTGCGACGGTGGCGGGCCGACCACGAAAAACGCCTGGCCCGCCCCAAAAAAGGATTTCTGCGCTTCCAGGAGCCCTGGCGGCAAATTTGCACCCTGCCGCCGGCGGAGAGTTGCGATTTCAGCGGCGATGCGGTGCGCATCGGCCGATGCGGGGAACTTAACCACACGCAATACGACTTGCTGCACGAGTCATTACGGCGCTTCATGCCCTGGCGCAAGGGGCCTTTTTCCCTCTTCGGACTGGAGATTGACGCCGAGTGGCAAAGCTTTCGCAAATGGGACCGGTTACTGCCCGGCCTGCCGGAGCTGGAAAACCGGATGGTGGCCGATATCGGCTGCAACAACGGCTATTACATGTTCCGCCTGCTGCCCCGCCGACCAGCCGCGGTGGTCGGCTTTGAGCCCGTGCTGCAGCATTATTACTGCTTCAAAAGCCTGCAGCACCTGGCCGGCCAGGCTGCCAAACCACTGTTTATCGAGCCCATGGGGGTGGAACAGATCGGGCTGTACCCCGCCTCTTTCGACGTGATTTTTCTAATGGGGGTGATCTATCACCGGCGTGACCCGCTGACCATGCTGCAACAACTGCATGCGGCCCTGCGCCCCGGCGGCACGCTGGTCCTGGAGTCCCAGGCCATTCCGGGAACCGACAGCCTGGCCCTGTTCCCCGAGCGCACCTACGCCAAAGCCCCGGGGGTATACTTTGTTCCCACCGCCGCCTGCCTGCACAACTGGCTCAGCCGCGCCGGCTTCAAAACAGTACACCTGCTCAGCCAGGTGCCCACCAGCCCCGAAGAACAGCGCCGCACCGAATGGATGACCTTCGAATCGTACAGCGACTTCCTCGACCCGGAAAATCCGGCCCGAACCATCGAGGGCTACCCCGCCCCCGACCGGGTCATTTTCATCGCCAAAATCTAAAAAAACTACCTTAAATACTGCTTACGGTTTGCATTTTGCCGCCGGCCAGCGACTCGTTGACGTTGATGATATGATCGCCCACCTTTTCCAGGCGATTGAGCAGGTCAAGGTACATCACCCCGATGCGGGGCGAATAGACCCCCTGCTCCAGGCGGCCGTAATGGCGGTTGCGCAGACAATCACGCAGGTTGTTGATCCCCTTTTCCAGCTCGACGGCTTTTTGCATGTTCACCCGCACCGTGGTGTCCCGCAGGTTCTGGGTCATGAAAACCAGGGCCTCGTGCACCGCCCGCAGCATCTCGTGAAGCTCGTCCATCACGTCCTCGGGCACATCCAGGCCGTCTTCCAGGATACGCTCATAGGTTCTGGACATCTCGTAATAGATATCACCCATCCGCTCCAGATCATGGAGCATGTTCTGCATGTGCCGGATCTGGTTTAACGAGGCCAGGGAAAGCGAGGCGTTCTCCTGGATCTGCACCAGATACTCGGCAATCTCCAGCTCCAGCTGATCGGTAATCTGTTCCCGTTTTTCGATCTTTTCCAGAAACCCCTTTTGCTTCTGCCTGTCTTTGAGCAGCAGGCCGGTAAAGGAAAAATGCATCTTGACGATGAGGGCGGCAAACTGCTGAATCTCGCGCTGGGCCTGCTCCAGCGACAGCTCGGCCGACGACATCAGGCCGGTGTGGATATAGCGCAACCGAAATCCTTCCCGCTCGCCTGCCTTTTCCGGCTGAATATACTCCACCAGCCGCACCAGCATGGGCACCAGGGCAAAGAGCAGCAGCACGTTTAAGATGTTGAATGTGGTGTGAAACAGTGCCAACGCCAGGGTGGCATTGGTCCGCGCCGCCGGATCGTCACTGAGCACCGAGACCCCACTGGCGGAAACGCTCTGCATTACCCAGTCGATGCCATGCAGAAAGGGGGTGATCACCAGCAGCATCCAGCAAACCCCGATGACGTTGAAAAAAAAGTGGAAGCGCGCCGCCCGTTTGGCCTGCACATTGCCCACCAGAGCGGCGATATTGGCGGTTACCGTGGTGCCGATATTCTCCCCCAGAATCATCGCCGCGGCGATAGGGAAAGTAATCCAGCCCTGGGCCAGCATGACCAGGGTAATGGCGGTGGCGGCCGAGGAAGACTGGGTCAGCAGGGTCAGCACGGTGCCCACCACAATGAACAGCAGGGTGGAGGCAAAACCAAAATCGGCAAAGCTTTGGAGAAAGGCAAACATCTCCGGATTGGTGTCGATATCCGGCACTGAATTTTTAATAAAATCCAAGCCGATAAAGAGGATACCGAAGCCGATCATCGCCTCGGCCATATTGCGCAGTTTTTCGTTTTTTACAAAGAGAAAGGGGAAAAAGAGCCCGATCATGCTGATGGCCACGGGGGTGATCTGGAACTTGAAGCCGAAAACCGAAACCATCCAGGCAGTGACCGTGGTCCCGATATTGGCCCCCATAATCACCCCGGTGGATTCAACGAAGGTGATCAGGCCGGCATTGACAAAACCCACCACCATGACGGTGGTGGTGGTGGATGACTGGGTGATGGCGGTGGTGCCGAAACCGGTGAAGATACCCATCAACCGGTTGCGGGTCATGCCTTTTAAAATGGCCCGCAAACGGTTGCCGGCCACCTTCTGCAAGCCGTCGCTGAAGACCTTCATCCCGAAGATGAAAACCCCCAGCGAGCCGGCCAACTGGAGAAAATCGAAAAAAGTATACGACATGGACCCTCGCGGGAAACTACGCCCGCCAGGAGCCGCGGCGGGTTTTTGTTGAGCTGTATCGCTTGTTGGAATTTAACCAAACACTAACAGTTGCCCGCTTTTACTATAAGACAAACGTCCAGGTCAACTGAAAACGGACAACAAATTTTATACTTCCGGGAAAGGGAAGTCGGGTTCGTCCAGCAGACGGGCCAGCCGCTGCTTTTTGGGGGTCTTGGCGTCGTGGTAAGCCAGCAGGGTTTCCACCGTCTTAATTACCTGATCGGCATCGGCCGCCCTGGCAATCCGGCGACCGACCAAGGGATTGGGGCCGCCCTTGCCGCCGGCATAAATATCGTACCCTTGCTTGGTGCCCATGATCCCGATATCGGTGGTCTTAACCCCGGAACAGCAGAAAGGACACCCGGAAATGGCGATTTTGATTTTCGGCTTAAACGGCCCGCGATCCTGAAAATGAGCCAGCAACCGGCGGGAAAGTTCCTCGGGCTCCTGAACCCCGGCAGTGCAATCCCGCTTGCCGATACAAACCCTGGGAACAGGAAATTTGCCCGGACCCTTGAACTCTACCCCCAGCGGTGCCAGCTCGGCTTTGGCTTCGGCCAGCTGTTCTTCACTCAAACCCATCAGCCGCAAATTCTGCAAGGTGGAGAGATAAACCTCCAGCCCGTAGCGCTGGGCCAGCTCATAGGCCTTGGCCATCACCGGCAGCGGCAGGCGACCGGCCGGCAGCAGAATGGTAAGTCGGTTTTGTTTACTGGCATCATTGTTCATTGGGGCACCTCATCAGCTTTAAATATGGATAATTTCAAAACTAAACAACCTTAAACCGAAGCTAAGCAAGCTGGCACATCCGCCGCCGGCGTTATATGCCTAAGAGCGAGGGAAAAATCAAGAAAACCATTATTTTTGCTTTCTCTTTCAACGCATTTCCAGTATCTATTTCAAGAGTAGACAAGGTCGTAGAACTTTCTGCGGCACGAACCTCAAAAGAGACAAGACAGGAAAAACAATGGGTAGCCAGACCAGACCATTCAACGATAAAACCGCCGGCGCCATCGATCGCAAGCGGGAGCGGGAACGGCAGCAAATGTTGCAGAACCTCTATCGCCACGCCCCGGAGTTGGCCACCAAGTTGGTGCAGCGCCTGTTGGACAAACACATCATCGAAACCAACTCCGCCGAGGCCATTCGCGAGGTCTTCACCAACCTCTTTCAGCGGCTGCCGGACATGGAGGACTTCGACATCCAGTACAAAACCGCCCCCCTGCGAGGCCTGATCAGCAACCCCAACTTCATCAGCCTTTACGTTACCCAATATATCGCCGAGGATCTGCTGGAGCACGACAAAATCCAGGATGTCTACGGCGAGGACCGGGATATCTACCAGGCGGTTGACTCGGTTCTGGGCGCCCTGCGCCCCCCCTCATAAACCGCAAACAACCAGCAGCGCCACACCTTCGGGCAAGCAGCCAGGCTTGCGTACTGGTGTACACGGCGCCCGACTGCTGTAACCGTTCAGCATATCAGCATTTTGTTCACTCCAGCCTTAAATAGGTGTAACCTTTCAGGTTGCGGTTGTATTCGTTGAGCAACCGCATGGCCTCGTTGGGGCGCAGCCGGTCTTCGCGGATGGCCCGGTCGAACTGGCGCTTGAGCTTGCGCCCCAGGTCCTCTTCACTGTACTGCACCAGGGCCAGCACCTTTTCCATGGTGGTGCCGGGAATGGTTTCCTCGATATAGTAGCCGTTTTCCTCGTCCTCATCCAGGTAAACATGCGCCTCGTTGACCCGGCCGAAAAGGTTGTGCAGATCCCCCATGATATCCTGGTAGGCCCCGGTGAGGAAAATTCCCAGGTAATAGGGCTTGCCGTTGAGTTCGTGGAGCGGCAGGGTGGCCACGCCGTCTTCATAGAGGTTGATGAAGCGGGAAACCACCCCATCGGAGTCGCAGGTGATATCGGCCAGCGTCCCGCGCCGCTGGGGCTCTTCATCAAGGCGGTGGAGGGGCATGATCGGGAACAACTGGCCAAACCCCCAGTGGTCCAGCAATGACTGGAACACGCTGAAGTTGCACAGGTACTGATCGCTGTATTTGCTCTCCAACTCGACGATCTCATCGGGCACGAACTCCGCGCCGCGGAAAAATTTCAGTACCTCCACCCCCACCAGCCAGAAGATCCGCTCCACTTCGGCCTTAACCTCCAAATCCAGCATCCCCAGTTCGAAGCGGGTCTGGGCCTCGCTCTTGTAATGCTGGGCATCGTGGTAAGCCTCCAGCGGATTGTTTTCACTGATATTCTGGTAGGCGTACCAGGCGTCGTCAATCAGTTTATGCTCGATGGTGGGAGCCACCGCCTCCTCTTCCACCTGGGCCTTCTTGATATTGCCGAAGGTTTCCACCACCAGCAGGGAATGATGGGCCACCAGGGCCCGCCCCGATTCGCTGATCACCACCGGATGGGCTACCTCCTCGGCGTCGCAGACATCCATGATGTTGTAGATCACATCCCGGGCGTACTCGTTGAGGGAATAGTTGATGGAAGAGTGAAAGGTGGTGCGGCTGCCGTCGTAATCCACCCCCAGGCCGCCACCCACATCGAGGTACTCCAGCCCCGGGTGAGCCAGCTTGCTGAGCTTGGCATAAAACATCGCCCCTTCCCTCACCGCCTTTTTGATGGTCAGGATATCGGGCACCTGGGAGCCGATATGGAAGTGGACCAGCTTGAGGCAATGGGCCATATTGGCCTCCTGGAGCAGTCGCGAGGCCCGCATGATGTCGATGGTGGAGAGCCCGAACTTGGCGTTCTCGCCGCCGCTCTCGGCCCACTTCCCCTTGCCGCCGCTCATCAGCCGCACCCGGAAACCGATCAGCGGCTCCACCTTCATCTTGTTGACCATGGCGATGATCTGGCGGATCTCTTCCACCTTTTCCACCACCAGGATCACCTTCTTGCCCAGTTTGCGGCCGATCAGGGCCACCCGGACATAATCCTCATCCTTGTAGCCGTTGCAGACGATCAAACTGTCGGGGTCTTCATGCAGGGCCAGGGCGGCGTGCAGCTCGGGCTTGGAGCCCACCTCCAGGCCATGGTGATAATCGTGGCCGGCATCCAGGATCTCTTCCACCACCTCCCGCAGCTGGTTGACCTTGACCGGATAAACCCCCCGGTACTGGTTACGGTACTCGGCTTCGGCGATGGCCTCGGAAAAGGCCCGGTTGATACGGGCCACCCGGTTGCGCAGCAGGTCGTGGAAGCGGATCAGCATGGGGAAGTGCAGCCCCTGCTCGCGGGCCTCCTTGGCCACCTCGAGTATAGGAATACTGATTCCCTCTTCCTTCAGCGGGGCAACAGTCACCACCCCCTGTTCGTTGATATCAAAATAGCGCAAACCCCAGCGATTAACCCCGTACAGCTCCCGGGCCTGGGCAATATCCCACTGCTCTTCCGACGGTTTCTCGGTGCTCATCTCCTACACTCCCGGAAAAATTGCAAAACCATCACCATAACGTATTGTCCCGAAAATTCAATATTTCAATAATCACCTCTTCTTTTTTTACCGAAAATCGTCTAAAGTGGCGGCCCGGAGGCAGCGACATGCCCCGCCTGCCCCAACAATGCAATCGTCGCCGGTTACGAAATTTTTACGCCCAACAAGGCTGCCAACTTTAAGGAAGTTATACAAGAGGTTATTTTGATCAGCAAACTCATTCAGCGCATCCGGCGCCGCCTGCGCACCGGCAGCGACGCCACCGCCCAAACCGACCACAAGCCAGCGGACGACACCCTGCAAACAGCAGATTTCGGCGCAATAGCAACAGGTGCCGCCACTTCCGGCGAAACCGACGAAAGCCGGCCCCAAAAACGCCGGCGGCGGCGCAAGCGCAAACCCAAAGCAGACCAGCCGGCCACCGCCGACCAGGCGGCAACCACCCCGGAGGCCGCCAACTGGAGCCTGGAGGATTTTCAAGTACCGCCGGCGGAAGGCAAGACCCGCTTCCACGATCTTGATCTGCCTCAGGAGTTGATGCGGGCCATTCACGCTTCAGGTTTTCAGTATTGCACCCCCATACAGGCGGAGATTTTGCCCCCCACCCTGGCGGGCCACGATGCTTTCGGCAAAGCCCAGACCGGCACCGGCAAAAGCGCGGCCTTTTTGATCAGTATCATCACCCGCCTGCTGCGGGAGCCGGACACCGTGCCGCGCCAACTGGCACTCCCCAAGGCCCTGATCCTGGCCCCCACCCGGGAGTTGGCCATCCAGATTCACCGGGACGCCGAAGAGCTTACCCAATACTCCGAGCTCAACTGCGTGGCGGTGTTCGGCGGCACCGATTACGAAAAACAGCGCAAAATGTTCGAGCAGGCCCCGGTGGACCTGCTGATTGCCACCCCCGGCCGGCTGCTGGATTTCGCGCGCCAGAAGGTGGTCTCGCTGAAAGAGGTACGGGTACTGGTCATCGACGAGGCCGACCGGCTGCTGGACATGGGTTTTATCCCCGATGTACGCCGGATTATCCAGCAGACTCCCGAGAAGAGCCAGCGCCAGACCCTGTTCTTCTCCGCCACCCTTAACTCCCAAATCGCCAACCTCTCGGCCCAGTGGACCAAAGACCCGGTCACGGTGGAGATCGAACCGGAACAGGTGGCCTCGGACCGGGTTGAACAGCGGGTTTATATGGTTACCGCCAAGGAAAAGATGACCGTGCTTTACAACCTGATCACCGGCAAGCAACTGGAGCGGGTGATTGTCTTCTGCAACCGCCGGGACGTTACCCGACGGGTGCGGGAACGGCTCTACCGCCACGGCATCTCCTGCGCCATGCTCTCCGGCGAGGTAAGCCAGCAGCAGCGGATGAAAACCTTGGACAACTTCAAGGAAGGCAAAATCCGGGTGCTGGTGGCCACCGACGTGGCCGGACGAGGGCTGCACATCGAGGGCATCAGCCACGTGATCAACTACAACCTGCCCGAGGACGCCGAGGATTACGTGCACCGTATCGGCCGCACCGGCCGGGCCGGGGCCAGCGGGATTTCGGTGAGTTTCGCCGACGAAGAGGAATCCTTCTACCTGCCGGCCATCGAGGAGTACATGGGGCGCAAACTCGATTGCGTCTACCCCGAAGACGAGTTGCTTATCCCCCTGCCCCCGCCGGTACAAAAAGCACCGCCGGTG
This window encodes:
- the rsmI gene encoding 16S rRNA (cytidine(1402)-2'-O)-methyltransferase, whose product is MPETTGGTLYVVATPIGNLEDITLRALRVLGEVDLIAAEDTRRTRKLLNHFALKTPCLSYYRENEARRGEEIMAKLLSGQMVALVSDAGTPGIADPGARLVNRVREAGLPVVPLPGASALAAFLSVAGQTGASHLFLGFLPGRSGERRKLLQSLATEPHPLVFYESPHRLLKSLADVLAVLGERRVVLARELTKIHEEVLVGELGALLARLQKRPAIKGEFVVLLAGAEPAALAAERPSGEDFAQLAAWYRDQAGLSLKDAARQMAIDLDLPRSQVYRRLLELWTTVHQGS
- a CDS encoding sensor histidine kinase, producing the protein MVAQVENSTADELLRCWEKAYLARSYDAAVGRLFRGITHNLNGVMQVASFYGDVSRLALERAADLLAQVKAAETPAQAAGPLGELAVVLEEQQKGLTQFKERIGQGAEILRRALTMPALPAEGPQPRGWNLNDVVRCEDEFLCADTFYKHKLERKLELAPELPALVGDLVVVHEVVHILLKNALEAVREGERASLVILTLTDGEMVELVVRDSGPGVPGEQRDQIFAPFFTTRSNHQGLGLYLARKLVRGCGGELLCLDGPGGAFKLRLPFAATDAGRLTAAGDGGRDA
- a CDS encoding TraB/GumN family protein, with protein sequence MSTPPNTTPESHLHQDVHLVSLAGRQIFLIGTAHVSQESADLVHQVIDELRPDAVCLELDEKRYQSLAHRKKWELLDLKEIMRRRQLATLLINLLLASYQKKLGDKLGVQPGSELLNAARQAEELNIPVALCDRDVRITMRRAWRATPWYRKMMLLATLLAGMFDRSEISEADLRELRNTDLLSELMAQLGRELPELKEVLIDERDTYLAEKIKATSGDKLVAVVGAGHVAGLKKALAQDRQEQMATISRIPPAAKTWKALAWAVPAIILSALAYIAISKGMAVAGQNLIYWILANGIPAAIGAALALAHPLTIAGAFVAAPVTSLTPVIGAGYVTAFLQANFRPPLVVEFERVLDDMNSLGGWWRNRLLRIFLAFILPAIGSMIGTWVGGYEILSNVF
- the yhbY gene encoding ribosome assembly RNA-binding protein YhbY, with amino-acid sequence MPEHENLYLRGSLARELRAQGHHLNPTVMVGREGLTAAVLAALEAVLTAHELVKIKIQEGCPEDKTTVAQQLAADSNSRIVQIIGGTILLYRRLPPAKRHSDGPRCDPGQGECPKGSRRGHRRGGKTAGPAGSGSPKSGTIRSLSRRRKASGRGKTR
- the cmoA gene encoding carboxy-S-adenosyl-L-methionine synthase CmoA, which produces MPKDQLFNHGKVASDFRFTAEVAEVFDDMLRRSIPNYEQVIEMNALLLECFLRPGDRLYDLGCSTGNTLLHLARRLQIPELRLIGVDNSAAMLDKARRKAAGYAPGEAIEFVEGDIGDFNGQNAGAIILNYTMQFIRPLQRPDFAATLYRALRPGGILIMSEKIISHDPELNRHFIDFYFDFKRSRGYSEIEISKKREALENVLIPFSLAENRQLLEQAGFKRVESVFQWFNFASLVAVK
- the cmoB gene encoding tRNA 5-methoxyuridine(34)/uridine 5-oxyacetic acid(34) synthase CmoB produces the protein MDIKAADYLDLMPKADDGAVRRWRADHEKRLARPKKGFLRFQEPWRQICTLPPAESCDFSGDAVRIGRCGELNHTQYDLLHESLRRFMPWRKGPFSLFGLEIDAEWQSFRKWDRLLPGLPELENRMVADIGCNNGYYMFRLLPRRPAAVVGFEPVLQHYYCFKSLQHLAGQAAKPLFIEPMGVEQIGLYPASFDVIFLMGVIYHRRDPLTMLQQLHAALRPGGTLVLESQAIPGTDSLALFPERTYAKAPGVYFVPTAACLHNWLSRAGFKTVHLLSQVPTSPEEQRRTEWMTFESYSDFLDPENPARTIEGYPAPDRVIFIAKI
- a CDS encoding Na/Pi cotransporter family protein, which encodes MSYTFFDFLQLAGSLGVFIFGMKVFSDGLQKVAGNRLRAILKGMTRNRLMGIFTGFGTTAITQSSTTTTVMVVGFVNAGLITFVESTGVIMGANIGTTVTAWMVSVFGFKFQITPVAISMIGLFFPFLFVKNEKLRNMAEAMIGFGILFIGLDFIKNSVPDIDTNPEMFAFLQSFADFGFASTLLFIVVGTVLTLLTQSSSAATAITLVMLAQGWITFPIAAAMILGENIGTTVTANIAALVGNVQAKRAARFHFFFNVIGVCWMLLVITPFLHGIDWVMQSVSASGVSVLSDDPAARTNATLALALFHTTFNILNVLLLFALVPMLVRLVEYIQPEKAGEREGFRLRYIHTGLMSSAELSLEQAQREIQQFAALIVKMHFSFTGLLLKDRQKQKGFLEKIEKREQITDQLELEIAEYLVQIQENASLSLASLNQIRHMQNMLHDLERMGDIYYEMSRTYERILEDGLDVPEDVMDELHEMLRAVHEALVFMTQNLRDTTVRVNMQKAVELEKGINNLRDCLRNRHYGRLEQGVYSPRIGVMYLDLLNRLEKVGDHIINVNESLAGGKMQTVSSI
- a CDS encoding nitrite reductase, whose amino-acid sequence is MNNDASKQNRLTILLPAGRLPLPVMAKAYELAQRYGLEVYLSTLQNLRLMGLSEEQLAEAKAELAPLGVEFKGPGKFPVPRVCIGKRDCTAGVQEPEELSRRLLAHFQDRGPFKPKIKIAISGCPFCCSGVKTTDIGIMGTKQGYDIYAGGKGGPNPLVGRRIARAADADQVIKTVETLLAYHDAKTPKKQRLARLLDEPDFPFPEV